A region of Vigna radiata var. radiata cultivar VC1973A chromosome 6, Vradiata_ver6, whole genome shotgun sequence DNA encodes the following proteins:
- the LOC106765039 gene encoding cellulose synthase-like protein D4, translating to MSSLNKQASKKSLRNSGGLSGGPQVGSTSGGPSVKFARRTSSGRYVSLSKDDIDMSSDLSGDYMNYTVHIPPTPDNQPMDTSIAMKAEEQYVSNSLFTGGFNSVTRAHLMDKVIDSEVTHPQMAGSKGSACSICDGRVMRDERGNDITPCECRFKICRDCFIDAQKESGLCPGCKEPYKVGEYEEDLHDYPTNGTLASLPAPNGSKNSNMSVMKRNQNGEFDHNKWLFETHGTYGVGNAYWPQDDFDEDGDEAVKAGMLDHEKPWKPLSRITPIPSSIMSPYRCLIAVRLVVLGFFLHWRVTHPNNDAIWLWLMSITCEIWFGFSWILDQVPKLCPVNRSTDLAVLFEKFDSPSPSNPTGRSDLPGLDLFVSTADPEKEPPLTTANTILSILAVDYPVEKLACYISDDGGALLTFEAMAEAASFADLWVPFCRKHNIEPRNPDSYFSLKVDPTKNKSRTDFVKDRRRVKREYDEFKVRINGLPDSIRRRSDAFNAREEMKMMKHMKESGADPTDTVKVLKATWMADGTHWPGTWANPSSEHSKGDHAGILQVMLKPPSPDPLLGSTDDKIVDFSEVDTRLPMFVYVSREKRPGYDHNKKAGAMNALVRASAILSNGPFILNLDCDHYIYNCKAVREGMCFMMDRGGEDICYIQFPQRFEGIDPSDRYANHNTVFFDGNMRALDGLQGPMYVGTGCMFRRFALYAFDPPMVDKMDEKKDVKHGEDSETPALDATEFDSNLDVNLLPKRFGNSTMLAESIPVAEFQGRPLADHPAIKYGRPPGVLRAPRQPLDATTVAEAVSVISCWYEDKTEWGDRVGWIYGSVTEDVVTGYRMHNRGWRSVYCITKRDAFRGSAPINLTDRLHQVLRWATGSVEIFFSQNNAFLASKRLKLLQRLAYLNVGIYPFTSLFLVVYCFLPALSLFSGFFIVQTLSIAFLVYLLLITVCLVALAVLEVRWSGVELEQWWRNEQFWLISGTSAHLAAVVQGLLKVLAGIEISFTLTTKSAGDDEDDIYADLYIVKWSSLMVPPIVIAMMNIIGIVVSFSRTIYSANPQWSKFIGGAFFSFWVLAHLYPFAKGLMGRRGKTPTIVYVWSGLIAITLSLLWVAINPPQGGDGQGVGGDFQFP from the exons ATGTCTTCATTAAATAAGCAAGCTTCGAAGAAATCACTACGAAACAGTGGAGGATTATCCGGTGGTCCTCAAGTAGGAAGTACTTCTGGTGGACCATCTGTTAAATTTGCGAGAAGAACTTCAAGTGGGAGATACGTGAGTCTGTCAAAAGATGACATTGACATGTCCTCAGACTTATCAGGGGATTATATGAACTACACCGTTCATATACCTCCCACCCCTGACAATCAACCCATGGATACATCCATTGCAATGAAAGCCGAAGAACAGTATGTTTCCAATTCCTTATTCACCGGGGGATTCAACAGTGTAACCAGAGCACATCTTATGGATAAGGTCATCGATTCTGAAGTAACTCATCCTCAAATGGCAGGCTCCAAAGGCTCTGCATGTTCTATTTGTGATGGCAGGGTCATGAGGGATGAAAGAGGAAATGATATCACTCCATGTGAGTGTAG GTTCAAGATTTGTAGAGACTGCTTCATAGATGCACAAAAAGAATCTGGTTTGTGTCCCGGTTGCAAGGAGCCGTATAAAGTGGGGGAGTACGAGGAAGACCTCCACGATTATCCTACCAATGGGACATTGGCATCATTACCAGCACCGAATggttcaaaaaattcaaacatgtCGGTTATGAAAAGAAATCAGAATGGAGAATTTGACCATAATAAGTGGTTGTTCGAGACTCATGGTACCTACGGAGTTGGTAATGCTTATTGGCCTCAAGATGACTTcgatgaagatggtgatgaaGCGGTAAAGGCAGGAATGCTTGATCACGAGAAGCCGTGGAAACCTTTGAGCCGTATAACACCAATTCCTTCAAGCATTATGAGTCCTTACAG GTGTCTTATTGCTGTTCGATTAGTAGTATTGGGGTTCTTTTTACACTGGAGAGTGACACATCCAAATAATGATGCAATATGGTTGTGGCTCATGTCAATTACTTGTGAGATATGGTTTGGCTTTTCATGGATTCTAGATCAAGTTCCCAAGCTATGTCCTGTGAATCGTTCCACTGATCTAGCTGTCctttttgaaaagtttgataGTCCATCCCCATCAAACCCTACAGGGAGATCTGATCTACCTGGTCTGGACCTCTTTGTGTCCACTGCAGATCCTGAGAAGGAGCCACCTCTTACCACTGCTAATACCATTCTTTCCATATTAGCGGTTGATTATCCTGTTGAGAAGCTTGCATGTTACATTTCCGATGATGGAGGTGCGCTGTTGACTTTTGAAGCCATGGCTGAGGCTGCTAGTTTTGCCGATTTATGGGTTCCCTTTTGTCGAAAACACAATATTGAGCCGAGAAATCCAGACAGTTACTTCAGCTTGAAAGTTGACCCCACCAAGAACAAAAGCAGAACAGATTTTGTGAAAGACAGAAGAAGAGTAAAGAGGGAGTATGACGAGTTCAAGGTACGCATAAATGGCCTTCCAGATTCCATCAGGAGAAGATCTGATGCCTTTAATGCGAGAGaggagatgaagatgatgaaacaTATGAAGGAGAGTGGGGCTGACCCTACCGACACTGTCAAAGTGTTAAAAGCCACATGGATGGCTGATGGCACCCACTGGCCTGGTACTTGGGCAAACCCTTCTAGTGAACACTCTAAAGGTGATCATGCAGGAATACTTCAG GTGATGTTAAAGCCACCGAGTCCCGATCCACTGTTGGGAAGTACAGATGACAAGATTGTAGACTTCTCAGAAGTAGATACAAGGCTGCCAATGTTTGTGTACGTTTCTCGAGAGAAACGTCCTGGTTACGATCACAATAAGAAAGCCGGTGCCATGAATGCATTAGTTCGAGCTTCTGCAATTTTGTCGAACGGACCGTTCATTCTCAACCTTGACTGTGACCACTACATCTACAACTGCAAGGCAGTGAGAGAAGGTATGTGCTTCATGATGGATAGAGGTGGCGAGGACATATGTTACATCCAGTTTCCTCAGAGATTCGAAGGCATCGACCCCTCAGATCGTTATGCCAATCACAACACCGTGTTTTTCGACGGAAACATGCGAGCCCTCGATGGTCTTCAAGGTCCGATGTACGTGGGAACCGGATGCATGTTCAGGAGGTTTGCTCTATACGCATTCGACCCTCCAATGGTGGACAAGATGGACGAAAAGAAAGATGTTAAACATGGTGAAGACTCTGAAACACCGGCCTTGGATGCTACCGAGTTTGATTCAAATCTGGATGTGAACTTATTACCTAAGAGGTTTGGTAATTCAACCATGTTGGCTGAGAGCATACCTGTTGCAGAGTTCCAAGGTCGTCCTTTGGCGGATCACCCTGCGATCAAGTATGGACGCCCACCCGGTGTCCTTAGGGCACCTCGCCAGCCACTGGATGCAACTACTGTAGCCGAAGCTGTATCTGTAATTTCTTGTTG GTACGAGGACAAGACAGAATGGGGAGACAGAGTGGGTTGGATTTATGGGTCTGTGACAGAAGATGTGGTGACAGGGTACCGCATGCACAACCGCGGATGGCGTTCAGTATACTGCATAACAAAGCGAGATGCATTCCGCGGATCAGCACCGATTAACCTGACTGATCGACTGCACCAGGTGCTGAGATGGGCCACAGGCTCTGTGGAAATCTTCTTCTCACAGAACAACGCTTTCCTTGCCAGTAAGCGCCTTAAGCTTCTCCAACGTCTGGCATACCTCAATGTCGGAATCTACCCCTTCACCTCCCTATTTCTCGTTGTGTATTGCTTCCTCCCCGCGCTCTCTCTATTCTCAGGATTCTTCATCGTCCAAACTCTCAGCATCGCCTTCTTAGTCTACCTGCTCCTCATCACCGTATGCTTGGTGGCATTGGCTGTTCTTGAGGTTAGATGGTCCGGTGTGGAGTTAGAGCAATGGTGGAGAAATGAACAGTTTTGGCTTATTTCTGGAACCAGTGCTCACTTGGCTGCTGTGGTGCAAGGACTCCTCAAGGTACTTGCAGGGATTGAGATTTCCTTCACTCTGACAACTAAATCAGCAGGAGATGATGAAGACGACATATATGCAGATTTGTACATAGTGAAATGGAGCTCCTTGATGGTTCCACCCATTGTGATTGCTATGATGAACATCATCGGCATTGTAGTATCGTTTTCTAGAACCATTTACAGTGCAAACCCACAATGGAGCAAGTTCATCGGAGGAGCATTCTTCAGTTTTTGGGTGCTTGCTCATCTCTACCCTTTTGCAAAAGGGTTGATGGGAAGGAGAGGCAAGACACCCACCATCGTCTATGTGTGGTCTGGTCTCATTGCAATCACACTCTCTCTGCTTTGGGTTGCCATTAATCCTCCCCAAGGTGGCGACGGACAAGGTGTTGGAGGAGACTTTCAATTTCCATGA
- the LOC106765040 gene encoding probable receptor-like protein kinase At2g42960: MSSNSSLKGELTKKTPFLGLRRWVLIGVGVGAFIVLILCILSIWVMFRRKSRRSLDKYSVSQIPNVSKDIDVDKVGVQSSLVQPENVLMPIVHNMTSDKNSDNISVHLGNSKSGDPDNISQCSSIYHHERGFSSMSAEEGSSGNVKKQSTLSNGGLATASPLVGLPEFSHLGWGHWFTLRDLEMATKRFSAENIIGEGGYGVVYKGILINGIEVAVKKLLNNLGQAEKEFRVEVEAIGHVRHKHLVRLLGYCVEGVHRLLVYEYVNNGNLEQWLHGDMHQHGTLTWEARLKVILGTAKALAYLHEAIEPKVIHRDIKSSNILIDDEFNAKVSDFGLAKLLDSGESYITTRVMGTFGYVAPEYANSGLLNEKSDIYSFGVLLLEAVTGRDPVDYARPANEVNLVEWLKMMVGTRRAEEVVDSNLEVKPPLRALKRTLLVALRCIDPDADKRPKMSQVVRMLEADEYPYREDRRNRKSGTVNMEIETAKDISGPSDAERMGHTETTQG; encoded by the exons ATGTCATCCAACAGTTCTTTGAAAGGGGAATTGACAAAGAAGACTCCATTTTTGGGGTTGAGACGATGGGTTTTGATTGGAGTAGGTGTTGGTGCATTTATAGTGCTTATTCTTTGTATATTATCGATATGGGTGATGTTTCGGAGAAAGTCTAGGAGATCTTTGGACAAGTATTCTGTATCCCAAATACCAAATGTCTCAAAAGATATCGACGTTGACAAGGTTGGGGTGCAGAGTTCTCTTGTTCAACCAGAAAATGTGCTTATGCCTATTGTTCATAACATGACAAGTGATAAGAATTCAGATAATATATCAGTTCATTTAGGTAACAGCAAATCTGGGGATCCTGATAATATCAGTCAGTGCAGCTCAATTTATCATCATGAGAGAGGATTTAGTTCAATGTCAGCTGAAGAAGGAAGCTCTGGGAATGTTAAGAAACAATCCACATTGTCAAATGGAGGGTTGGCTACTGCCTCTCCATTAGTTGGCCTGCCTGAATTTTCTCATCTTGGGTGGGGCCACTGGTTTACACTCAGAGATCTGGAAATGGCAACCAAACGATTCTCAGCTGAGAACATTATTGGTGAGGGTGGATATGGGGTTGTTTACAAGGGAATACTGATTAATGGAATTGAGGTGGCAGTGAAGAAGCTTCTTAACAACTT GGGACAGGCTGAGAAAGAATTCAGGGTTGAAGTGGAGGCTATAGGACATGTTAGACATAAGCATCTCGTACGCCTTCTCGGATATTGTGTAGAGGGAGTTCatag GCTGCTTGTGTATGAATATGTGAACAATGGTAACTTAGAACAGTGGTTACATGGAGACATGCACCAACATGGGACACTTACTTGGGAGGCCCGCTTGAAAGTTATACTTGGCACAGCCAAAGC GCTTGCTTATTTACATGAAGCAATAGAACCAAAGGTTATTCATCGGGACATAAAGTCTAGCAACATATTGATTGATGATGAGTTCAATGCAAAGGTTTCTGATTTTGGCTTGGCCAAACTTTTGGATTCGGGAGAAAGTTACATAACCACAAGAGTAATGGGAACGTTTGG TTATGTGGCACCAGAATACGCTAACAGTGGTTTGTTAAATGAGAAGAGTGACATTTACAGCTTTGGTGTCCTCTTGCTGGAAGCAGTTACTGGAAGGGATCCTGTAGACTATGCTCGTCCTGCCAATGAG GTTAATCTGGTTGAGTGGCTCAAAATGATGGTAGGAACAAGAAGGGCTGAAGAAGTAGTGGACTCAAACCTTGAAGTTAAACCACCTTTGCGTGCTTTGAAACGAACTCTTCTGGTTGCACTTAGATGTATTGATCCTGATGCTGACAAGAGGCCCAAAATGAGTCAAGTTGTGAGAATGCTTGAAGCTGATGAATATCCATACCGAGAG GatagaagaaacagaaaaagtgGCACTGTCAACATGGAAATTGAAACTGCGAAGGATATTTCGGGTCCATCTGACGCTGAAAGGATGGGGCATACTGAAACAACTCAAGGATAG
- the LOC106764826 gene encoding probable WRKY transcription factor 71: protein MANEKDRFYDPFHYNHHEHQLNHSSNFPFFRDNNSAPIASQNFQGFPSHQRTTFTDCLHGSMDYNTLSRAFDMSCSSSEVLSSIDENPKKPSAGDSAGISGNQSTPNSSVSSSSNEAEALLEEDSTKTQKKDKQPKGCEDEEEKPKKENKPKKKEKKPREPRFAFLTKSEIDNLEDGYRWRKYGQKAVKNSPYPRSYYRCTSQKCSVKKRVERSFQDPSIVITTYEGQHNHHCPATLRGSAATMLSAPPFFGSSYMGSSLPQDFLAQFLPSYTQNDHQNPMFNQNLSNNLHLQPQQHQQHQFQLPRDYGLLQDLLPSSFPGKQEP from the exons ATGGCGAATGAGAAGGATCGTTTTTATGACCCTTTTCATTACAACCACCACGAACACCAACTCAACCACTCTTCAAACTTTCCATTCTTTAGGGACAACAACTCTGCACCAATTGCCTCACAAAACTTTCAAGGGTTTCCTTCTCATCAACGCACCACTTTCACTGACTGCTTACATGGTTCCATGGATTACAACACCCTCTCCAGAGCCTTTGACATGTCTTGCTCATCATCTGAAGTGCTCTCTTCCATTGATGAAAACCCCAAGAAGCCTAGTGCAGGAGACTCCGCAGGGATCAGTGGAAACCAGTCAACACCCAATTCATCGGTTTCCTCCTCATCCAATGAAGCTGAAGCACTCCTAGAAGAAGACTCCACCAAAACCCAGAAGAAAGATAAACAGCCAAAAGGGTgcgaagatgaagaagaaaagccTAAGAAAGA GAACAAGcctaaaaagaaagagaaaaagccAAGAGAGCCTCGTTTTGCCTTCTTGACTAAAAGTGAGATAGACAACCTTGAAGATGGATACAGATGGAGAAAATATGGACAGAAAGCAGTCAAGAACAGTCCCTACCCAAG GAGCTACTATAGGTGCACCAGTCAGAAGTGCAGCGTCAAAAAAAGGGTGGAAAGATCATTCCAAGATCCATCAATTGTGATCACAACATATGAAGGGCAACACAACCATCACTGTCCAGCAACGCTAAGGGGCAGCGCCGCCACCATGTTGTCAGCACCTCCTTTTTTTGGTTCCTCTTACATGGGCTCAAGCTTACCTCAAGATTTTCTTGCTCAGTTTCTTCCAAGTTATACCCAAAATGATCACCAAAATCCAATGTTCAACCAAAACCTTTCCAACAATCTCCATCTCCAGCCGCAACAACATCAGCAGCACCAGTTCCAACTCCCTCGTGACTATGGTTTGCTGCAAGACCTGCTGCCATCATCATTCCCAGGCAAACAAGAGCCATGA
- the LOC106764629 gene encoding conserved oligomeric Golgi complex subunit 5 — MAMASPAAARSPVSATASPMQRLSTFKNPSTGAASVTNPTSSALDSLASDPIFSAFLSPSFSSTSFSSAALSSGSPASTAEKLHHAIRLLENQLRSEVLSRHNDLLSQLSSLHHADHALSTLRSALSSLQSSVRRLRSELSDPHRSVAAKTAQLSNLHLTTELLQHSIRALRLSKKLRDLMAADPEKLDLAKAAQLHYEILSLCDEYDLGGIDAVDEELDWVRKTGDLLRSEAMKVLERGMEGLNQAEVGTGLQVFYNLGELKVTVEQVVNKYKGLGAKSVSVALDMKAVTGGSGYGPGGIRGSGTPHIGGGAKAREALWHRLGNCMDQLHSIAVAVWHLQRVLSKKRDPFSHVLLLDEVIQEGDPMLTERVWEAITKAFASQMKSAFTASSFVKEIFTMGYPKLYSMIENLLERISHDTDVKGVLPAINSSGKEQIISAVEIFQNAFLAHCLSRLSDLVNSVFPMSSRGSVPSKEQISRIITRIQEEIEAVQVDARLTLLVLREVGKVLILLAERAEYQISTGPESRQVSGPATPAQLKNFTLCQHLQDVHTRISSMLKGMPSIAADVLSASLGALYGVACDSVTSLFQAMLDRLESCILQIHDQNFGAHGMDAAMDNNASPYMEELQKCILHFRSEFLSRLLPSRNSVTPGTENISTRLVQSMASRVLVFFIRHASLVRPLSESGKLRMARDMAELELAVGQNLFPVEQLGAPYRALRAFRPLIFLETAHLASSPLLQDLPPNVILHHLYTRAPEELQSPMQRNKLTPLQYSLWLDSQWEDQIWKGIKATLDDYATNVRSRGDKEFSPVYPLMLQLGSSLVEKDQTSSKS, encoded by the exons ATGGCAATGGCGTCACCAGCGGCGGCAAGGTCGCCGGTATCCGCCACCGCATCTCCGATGCAACGCCTCTCCACCTTCAAGAATCCTTCCACCGGCGCCGCAAGCGTTACCAACCCGACATCCTCGGCCCTCGACTCTCTCGCCTCGGATCCCATCTTCTCCGCCTTCTTATCCCCTTCCTTCTCCTCCACCTCATTTTCCTCCGCTGCCCTCTCCTCTGGCTCCCCGGCATCCACCGCCGAGAAGCTCCACCACGCGATCCGCCTCCTCGAGAACCAGCTCCGCTCAGAGGTTCTCTCTCGGCACAACGACCTCCTCTCGCAGCTCTCATCCCTCCACCACGCCGATCACGCTCTCTCCACCCTCCGATCCGCGCTATCCTCTCTCCAGTCCTCCGTCCGCCGCCTCCGTTCCGAGCTATCCGACCCGCACCGCTCCGTCGCCGCCAAAACCGCCCAGCTCTCCAACCTCCACCTTACAACAGAGCTCCTCCAGCATTCCATCCGCGCCCTCCGCCTGTCCAAGAAACTCCGTGATCTCATGGCCGCTGACCCCGAAAAACTCGATCTCGCCAAGGCCGCGCAGCTGCACTACGAGATCTTGAGCCTTTGCGACGAGTACGACCTTGGCGGCATCGACGCCGTCGACGAAGAGCTTGATTGGGTTAGGAAGACCGGAGATTTGCTTCGGAGCGAGGCGATGAAGGTTCTGGAACGCGGAATGGAAGGGTTGAACCAGGCCGAGGTTGGAACAGGGTTGCAGGTTTTCTACAATCTCGGAGAATTGAAGGTCACCGTGGAGCAGGTGGTGAATAAGTACAAGGGTTTGGGTGCTAAGAGTGTGAGTGTGGCGTTGGATATGAAGGCTGTTACGGGTGGAAGTGGATACGGTCCCGGTGGGATTAGAGGTTCTGGAACGCCCCACATTGGAGGAGGGGCTAAGGCTAGAGAGGCTCTGTGGCATAGGTTGGGGAATTGCATGGATCAGTTGCATTCTATAGCTGTTGCTGTGTGGCACTTGCAGAGGGTGCTCTCCAAGAAACGGGATCCATTTAGCCATGTTTTGTTGCTTGATGAGGTCATTCAG GAAGGTGATCCCATGCTAACAGAACGTGTGTGGGAGGCCATTACTAAGGCGTTTGCAAGCCAAATGAAGTCTGCTTTCACTGCATCAAGTtttgttaaagagatttttaCAATGGGATATCCGAAACTTTACTCCATGATAGAGAATCTACTTGAAAGAATTTCACATGACACAGATGTCAAAGGAGTATTGCCAGCTATCAATTCGTCTGGGAAGGAGCAGATAATTTCAGCTGTTGAAATATTCCAGAATGCATTTTTGGCTCATTGCTTGAGTCGCCTTTCAGACCTAGTGAATTCTGTATTTCCAATGTCTAGCCGTGGCAGTGTTCCCTCCAAGGAACAAATATCAAGGATTATAACACGCATCCAGGAAGAGATAGAAGCTGTTCAGGTGGATGCACGCTTAACTCTTCTTGTTTTGCGTGAAGTTGGCAAGGTTTTAATTCTTCTTGCAGAACGGGCTGAATACCAG ATATCCACTGGTCCTGAATCACGTCAAGTAAGTGGTCCCGCTACACCGGCACAGCTCAAGAACTTTACATTGTGTCAGCATCTTCAAGATGTTCATACACGAATATCGTCCATGCTTAAAGGAATGCCTAGTATTGCTGCTGATGTGTTGTCTGCTTCATTAGGTGCATTATATGGTGTTGCCTGTGATTCTGTAACATCTTTATTCCAGGCAATGCTGGACCGTCTTGAGTCTTGCATACTGCAAATACATGATCAGAACTTTGGAGCGCATGGAATGGATGCTGCTATGGACAACAATGCATCACCTTATATGGAGGAGCTCCAGAAGTGTATTCTTCACTTTCGCAGTGAGTTTCTATCAAGGTTGTTGCCTTCAAGAAATTCTGTAACTCCCGGGACAGAAAACATATCCACTAGGCTTGTCCAGAGCATGGCTTCACGGGTACTAGTATTCTTCATCCGACATGCTTCCCTTGTCAGACCGCTTTCAGAATCAGGCAAGTTGAGGATGGCTAGGGATATGGCTGAATTGGAGCTAGCTGTGGGCCAAAATTTGTTCCCTGTTGAGCAACTTGGGGCACCGTATCGAGCACTAAGAGCATTTCGTCCACTTATTTTCTTGGAAACAGCCCATCTTGCATCGTCTCCTCTTCTTCAAGATCTGCCACCGAATGTCATACTACATCATCTGTATACCCGTGCTCCTGAAGAATTGCAATCACCAATGCAAAGAAACAAACTAACTCCATTGCAGTATTCGTTGTGGCTAGATTCTCAATGGGAGGATCAAATCTGGAAGGGCATCAAAGCAACACTTGATGATTATGCTACAAATGTAAGGAGCAGAGGAGATAAGGAGTTTAGCCCTGTTTATCCTCTCATGCTTCAACTGGGTTCCTCTTTGGTTGAAAAGGATCAGACTTCCTCAAAGTCTTGA